In Lytechinus variegatus isolate NC3 chromosome 12, Lvar_3.0, whole genome shotgun sequence, a single window of DNA contains:
- the LOC121425172 gene encoding CMP-N-acetylneuraminate-poly-alpha-2,8-sialyltransferase-like: protein MVLNRSKALWCLLLTMCVSLSWLLWYKPWVWTSVNNIYMFKFSPLTVNSEDKYITHYIEDIRNYTNSTLHTLGKDAFIFDYREKNISATVALEIRNKVQKIMKPWQTIQVYRPNVNPMDMHWVTNLQQLRKANQTDWIEHRVKTCAVVGNSGILLGSNCGPTIDSMDTIIRMNLAEFGSGYSSDVGSRLTYMTINREQLRLVLACFFNMTKGDVEELRTNTTRPVLSAECDNFIRRFGMIREDVLWLFKGRLPGLQEVLSLLRKRFGLRFKFAYSPLDPINPTLKLWKQKYPTTGLAMYTAATQLCDEISLFGFYPFYTDDYNRTVLHHYYEPELKDFEVHHEMPKEYKLFLDLDRKGALRLIQNCSSNGMSPRRHGL from the exons ATGGTGCTCAATCGTTCAAAAGCTTTGTGGTGCTTGCTGCTTACAATGTGTGTTTCATTGTCATGGTTATTGTGGTATAAGCCATGGGTATGGACATCTGTTAATAACATCTACATGTTCAAATTCTCCCCATTGACTGTGAACAGCGAAG ATAAATATATTACACATTACATCGAGGATATCAGAAATTACACCAATTCGACTCTTCATACTTTAGGAAAGGATGCCTTTATTTTCGACTACAGGGAAAAGAACATCAGTGCAACAGTGGCCTTAGAAATTAG GAATAAAGTCCAGAAGATCATGAAGCCGTGGCAGACCATCCAGGTATATCGTCCGAACGTGAACCCCATGGACATGCACTGGGTCACCAATCTTCAACAGCTCCGGAAGGCCAACCAGACCGATTGGATCGAGCATCGGGTCAAAACCTGTGCAGTGGTTGGGAATTCCGGTATCCTCTTGGGCAGCAATTGCGGTCCCACCATAGACAGCATGGACACCATTATCAGGATGAACTTGGCGGAATTCGGCTCCGGGTATTCATCGGATGTGGGCTCAAGGCTCACCTACATGACTATCAATAGGGAACAACTGCGTCTGGTGCTCGCCTGCTTTTTTAACATGACCAAGGGTGACGTTGAGGAGCTTCGGACGAACACCACGAGACCTGTTCTTTCAGCAGAATGTGACAATTTCATCAGGAGGTTTGGGATGATCCGGGAGGATGTGCTGTGGCTCTTCAAGGGCCGACTTCCGGGTTTACAGGAGGTCTTGTCCCTGCTAAGAAAGAGATTTGGCCTGAGATTCAAGTTTGCTTACAGCCCCTTGGATCCCATCAACCCCACATTAAA ATTATGGAAACAAAAATATCCGACTACGGGCCTCGCGATGTACACCGCTGCTACTCAACTGTGTGACGAGATATCATTATTTGGATTCTATCCATTCTACACAGATGACTATAACAGAACCGTACTACATCATTATTATGAACCGGAACTAAAAGATTTTGAGGTTCATCACGAAATGCCAAAGGAATATAAACTCTTCCTTGATTTAGATAGGAAGGGCGCGCTTCGTCTTATTCAAAACTGTTCTTCGAATGGGATGAGTCCAAGAAGACATGGATTATGA